The following proteins are encoded in a genomic region of Opitutus sp.:
- a CDS encoding type II/IV secretion system protein: protein MPLGKIQTQIVSKLAGMARLTDVQVQALVNHPDDLNGDALDKLLTEEYRVTAFQIFVARAKAVNMAPFNVARWKLTPQTFERIPQEFCQENLVLPVGQVGDMLLVAFANPFEVNIPVKIQEMTGMKVARLLGREKDIKDKFVKETPGSVGFEDVVQQIGAEFGTSADAVEVDEVTEDSGPIIQLSNRIIEDAYYLGTSDIHIEPQEKEVVVRYRIDGICKEKLRLPAKVGPALVARLKIMCNLDIAERRLPQDGRIVFKQYTKKGVDIDLRVSTAPLNHGEGVVMRILDKQKSTLPMTALGFSEENLRKYREVIQQPYGMILHCGPTGSGKSMTLYSALNEINSPELVIRTAEDPIEYTLAGINQMQMHKQIGLTFASALRAFLRQDPDIILVGEIRDKETANIAVEAALTGHLLISTLHTNDAPSTVARMTDMGIEPFMISSSLLCVCAQRLIRRACKTCKVQSEPTPREKEILEKALGWSGPIYKAAPKGCPKCGGSGYKGRVGIHELMITTEELIEGINKGFETAELKKICMRAGMKTLHQDSMLKVKDGLTTMEEAIANVPLDL, encoded by the coding sequence ATGCCTCTCGGAAAAATCCAGACCCAGATTGTCTCCAAGCTCGCTGGGATGGCGCGTCTCACCGACGTCCAGGTTCAGGCGCTGGTTAATCACCCCGACGACCTCAATGGTGACGCGCTCGACAAGCTGCTCACCGAGGAGTACCGGGTTACTGCGTTCCAGATTTTTGTGGCGCGCGCCAAGGCGGTTAACATGGCCCCTTTTAACGTAGCCCGCTGGAAGCTTACCCCCCAGACCTTCGAGCGTATCCCACAAGAGTTTTGCCAAGAGAACCTCGTGCTGCCGGTTGGACAGGTAGGCGACATGCTCCTCGTTGCTTTCGCCAATCCGTTTGAGGTCAACATCCCGGTTAAAATACAGGAGATGACCGGGATGAAGGTCGCCCGTCTGCTGGGGCGGGAAAAAGACATCAAGGACAAGTTCGTTAAAGAAACCCCTGGCTCGGTCGGCTTCGAAGACGTAGTTCAACAGATCGGCGCCGAGTTCGGTACTTCCGCTGATGCTGTTGAGGTAGACGAAGTCACCGAGGATTCAGGCCCGATTATTCAGCTTTCCAACCGAATCATCGAAGACGCCTATTATTTGGGTACGTCCGACATTCACATCGAGCCGCAGGAAAAAGAAGTGGTCGTGCGCTACCGCATCGACGGTATCTGCAAGGAGAAGTTGCGCCTGCCTGCCAAGGTTGGGCCGGCGCTCGTAGCCCGCCTCAAGATCATGTGCAACCTCGACATCGCCGAGCGACGCTTGCCGCAGGACGGACGTATCGTTTTTAAGCAGTATACGAAAAAGGGCGTCGATATCGACTTACGTGTGTCTACCGCACCGCTCAATCACGGCGAGGGCGTGGTGATGCGTATTCTGGATAAGCAAAAGTCCACTCTGCCGATGACCGCTTTGGGTTTCTCCGAGGAGAATCTTCGGAAATACCGCGAGGTTATTCAGCAGCCTTACGGTATGATTTTGCACTGCGGGCCGACCGGCTCCGGTAAGTCGATGACCCTGTATTCCGCCCTTAACGAGATCAACTCGCCGGAGTTGGTGATCCGTACGGCTGAGGACCCCATTGAGTACACCTTGGCAGGCATTAACCAGATGCAGATGCACAAGCAGATCGGGTTGACCTTCGCCAGTGCCCTGCGCGCCTTTTTGCGGCAAGACCCCGACATCATTCTGGTGGGTGAAATTCGAGACAAGGAGACCGCCAACATCGCAGTCGAGGCGGCGCTCACGGGCCATTTGCTGATATCCACGCTCCACACCAACGATGCGCCGAGCACGGTTGCCCGTATGACGGATATGGGAATTGAGCCGTTCATGATCTCGTCTTCGCTGCTGTGCGTTTGCGCGCAACGTCTGATCCGGCGGGCGTGCAAGACCTGCAAAGTCCAGAGTGAGCCGACTCCGCGTGAGAAGGAGATCCTTGAAAAAGCGCTTGGTTGGAGCGGGCCTATTTACAAGGCGGCGCCCAAGGGCTGCCCCAAGTGCGGAGGTTCAGGGTACAAGGGCCGCGTCGGTATCCATGAACTGATGATCACGACCGAAGAGCTCATCGAGGGCATCAATAAGGGCTTTGAAACCGCCGAGCTTAAGAAAATCTGTATGCGGGCGGGCATGAAGACCCTTCATCAAGACTCCATGCTAAAGGTGAAGGACGGCCTGACCACGATGGAGGAGGCAATTGCCAACGTTCCGCTCGATCTTTGA
- the mnmA gene encoding tRNA 2-thiouridine(34) synthase MnmA, translating into MSGGVDSSVAALLLKRQGHDLVGAYMKNWINEDNVIGHCPWMQDIDDARAVCDRLGIEFRVVNLMQDYRERVVAYLLDGYQRGLTPNPDIMCNREIKFGVFRHWARDHGFSAVASGHYARRIELTNTPSLTRGDEGQAGGARFALIEGADKNKDQSYFLSLLSQDQLADARFPIGHLPKPELRRLAAEAGLPTAAKKDSQGICFIGEVKMQDFLRQYVPDLSGPILRATDGKLIGEHRGLHYYTLGQRKGIGVPSNTDNQAYVVVGKRADDNALLVAFDSADAPGLFQAEVRLHALQWNSAPITTRCRLEGRVRYRDPRVAIEFTPLSADSAVVRFDEPQRGLASGQILAIHDGERLLGGGVYL; encoded by the coding sequence ATGTCCGGTGGAGTCGACAGCTCCGTCGCCGCCCTGCTGCTCAAGCGCCAGGGCCACGATCTGGTGGGCGCGTACATGAAAAACTGGATCAACGAGGACAACGTCATCGGCCACTGTCCGTGGATGCAGGACATTGATGACGCCCGTGCGGTTTGCGATCGGCTCGGTATCGAGTTCAGGGTGGTCAACCTGATGCAGGATTACCGTGAGCGCGTGGTCGCCTATCTGCTCGACGGTTACCAGCGCGGTCTCACCCCCAACCCCGACATCATGTGCAACCGCGAGATCAAATTCGGGGTCTTCCGTCACTGGGCCCGCGACCACGGTTTCTCAGCAGTGGCCTCCGGTCACTACGCCCGCCGTATCGAACTCACCAACACGCCGAGTCTCACTCGCGGCGACGAGGGACAGGCCGGCGGTGCTCGTTTTGCGCTTATTGAAGGTGCCGACAAGAACAAGGACCAGTCCTACTTTCTTTCCCTGCTTTCACAGGACCAACTGGCCGATGCCCGCTTTCCCATCGGCCACTTGCCCAAACCCGAACTGCGTCGCCTAGCCGCTGAGGCTGGCCTGCCTACAGCCGCCAAAAAGGACAGCCAAGGCATCTGCTTTATCGGCGAGGTCAAAATGCAAGACTTTCTCCGTCAATACGTGCCCGACTTGTCCGGACCGATCCTCCGCGCAACCGACGGCAAACTCATCGGCGAACACCGCGGGTTGCACTATTACACTCTGGGTCAGCGCAAAGGCATCGGCGTGCCGTCAAATACCGATAATCAGGCCTATGTCGTCGTCGGCAAACGCGCCGACGACAACGCGCTGCTAGTAGCGTTTGACTCAGCCGACGCGCCCGGGTTGTTCCAAGCCGAGGTACGTCTGCACGCATTGCAATGGAACAGTGCGCCGATCACCACTCGCTGCCGACTGGAGGGCCGTGTACGTTATCGCGACCCCAGAGTGGCGATTGAGTTCACCCCGCTTTCCGCTGACTCCGCCGTGGTCCGTTTCGACGAGCCCCAGCGAGGACTTGCGAGCGGGCAAATCCTCGCAATCCATGACGGCGAGCGCTTGTTGGGTGGTGGGGTGTACCTGTAA
- a CDS encoding glycoside hydrolase family 1, which produces MMAARVPKIASAWLTSPTQGVIELCQDWRARKLPPLTLSSGASFAGLHRVPDYTFGCQSAYFVNRKGEIWFFIRSELHPEVIADKEKVFLAGDFNGWQEAVFHTEWTMRPATLGGESVLIWSGPAERFFRQPHFKFKFVTDKGRWLNVPNSAPNGVRDETGNLNYSIDPDRTGQHLFKFDLAAPLDLSSSWSVLWYSFKSDLSAPLDLSSAWSERWSEAADSHSVPLMPGDFFFQMESNLPMGAGVKGGETVFRLFAPRAKTVELCVCSQLSEQHAPYRYALNSLGQLGGINAGVWEVVLTENLHGWFYWYHVDGPRDVCGLFEPAHRVLDPYAQATIGRLGPGIVLDPQWVGKGDRGFKTPAWQDLVIAEAHVRDLVSHAPLTLDGDERRGFAGLRKWVEHPDFYLHRLGVNCVELQPVQENDAASADEYHWGYMTSNFFSPHSGYATNPAKASGVKEFQDLVHAFHKRGMAVVLDVVYNHVGEPAHLMFVDRLYYFEQDNKGQLSNWSGCGNDLRCSAAMVTRLIIDSCRHLIETYGVDGFRFDLADLVSAPVLMKVETALKRVKPDVILIAEPWSFRGHIAGELRDTGWASWNDGYRNFVREYVRGSGTREGFEYYLKGSPWYYAKWPAQTVNYTESHDDKTWIDNITDNANRNGDTPTANDRRRTHLMASILFMSVGIPMLSAGQDFIRSKLGIHNTYQMGEVNALDYRRIFRFPSTHTYYADWIAFRRSEEGRLVRHFTRASEGFFQFYWARITAAAAIIYNADLSQGPVQLLFAINNTLSDVTISLGEGIASPAWRQLADHERFFGNAGVTALRQTVANEIFLPALGCALWILDA; this is translated from the coding sequence ATCATGGCTGCTCGTGTCCCTAAAATTGCTAGCGCTTGGTTAACTTCGCCGACACAGGGCGTGATTGAGCTTTGCCAAGATTGGCGGGCGCGAAAGCTCCCTCCGTTAACGTTGAGTTCAGGTGCGAGCTTTGCGGGGTTACACCGAGTGCCCGACTACACCTTCGGCTGTCAGAGCGCCTATTTCGTTAATCGTAAGGGCGAAATCTGGTTTTTCATCCGAAGTGAGCTTCACCCCGAAGTGATCGCCGACAAGGAGAAGGTTTTTCTCGCGGGCGATTTCAACGGTTGGCAAGAGGCGGTTTTTCACACAGAATGGACGATGCGGCCCGCAACTCTGGGAGGTGAATCAGTGCTCATCTGGTCGGGGCCGGCGGAGCGGTTTTTTAGGCAGCCGCACTTTAAGTTCAAATTTGTCACCGATAAGGGACGGTGGTTGAATGTGCCCAATTCGGCTCCGAATGGCGTGCGGGACGAGACGGGGAACCTGAACTATTCGATCGATCCTGATCGTACAGGTCAGCACTTGTTCAAGTTCGACCTCGCCGCCCCCCTCGATTTGTCGTCTTCTTGGTCGGTACTTTGGTATTCGTTTAAGTCCGACCTCTCGGCGCCCCTGGATTTATCTTCCGCGTGGTCGGAACGTTGGTCGGAAGCGGCTGATTCACACAGCGTACCGCTGATGCCTGGCGACTTCTTTTTCCAGATGGAAAGCAACTTGCCGATGGGCGCCGGAGTGAAGGGCGGCGAGACGGTTTTTCGGTTGTTCGCACCCCGCGCTAAAACCGTTGAGTTATGCGTGTGTTCGCAACTGAGTGAGCAGCACGCCCCTTATCGGTATGCGCTCAATAGCCTCGGTCAGCTTGGTGGTATAAATGCGGGCGTGTGGGAAGTGGTGTTGACCGAGAATTTACACGGTTGGTTCTACTGGTACCACGTGGACGGGCCAAGGGATGTCTGCGGGCTTTTTGAGCCGGCGCATCGGGTGCTGGATCCCTACGCGCAGGCCACGATCGGTCGGCTCGGGCCAGGCATCGTGCTCGACCCACAATGGGTGGGGAAGGGGGATCGAGGCTTTAAGACGCCGGCATGGCAAGATCTCGTGATTGCCGAAGCACACGTGCGCGACTTGGTTTCGCACGCGCCACTAACCCTGGACGGGGACGAGCGGCGTGGGTTCGCCGGACTCCGCAAGTGGGTCGAGCATCCCGATTTTTATTTACACCGGCTCGGGGTGAACTGTGTCGAACTCCAGCCGGTGCAGGAAAATGATGCCGCTTCGGCAGACGAGTATCACTGGGGTTATATGACCTCCAATTTCTTTTCGCCTCATAGCGGCTACGCCACCAATCCGGCTAAGGCCAGCGGGGTGAAGGAATTTCAAGACCTCGTGCATGCCTTCCACAAGCGGGGGATGGCCGTGGTTTTGGACGTGGTTTACAACCACGTTGGCGAGCCGGCGCATCTGATGTTTGTCGACCGGCTGTATTATTTCGAGCAGGACAACAAGGGCCAGTTGTCCAATTGGAGTGGTTGCGGCAATGACCTACGCTGTTCCGCGGCCATGGTCACGCGGCTGATCATCGACAGTTGCCGGCACCTCATTGAGACCTACGGCGTCGACGGTTTCCGTTTTGATCTGGCCGATTTGGTGAGTGCGCCCGTGCTGATGAAGGTCGAGACCGCGCTCAAGCGTGTGAAGCCCGACGTCATACTGATCGCCGAGCCGTGGAGTTTCCGCGGGCATATCGCGGGCGAATTGCGCGACACGGGCTGGGCGTCGTGGAATGATGGTTACCGCAACTTTGTGCGTGAGTACGTTCGCGGCAGTGGAACGCGGGAGGGCTTTGAGTACTACCTGAAGGGCTCACCGTGGTATTACGCGAAATGGCCGGCTCAGACGGTTAACTACACGGAGTCCCACGACGACAAGACGTGGATCGACAACATCACCGACAATGCCAATCGCAACGGCGACACGCCAACGGCCAATGATCGTCGGCGTACGCATTTGATGGCTTCGATCCTATTTATGTCCGTGGGCATTCCGATGCTTTCGGCCGGACAGGACTTCATTCGCTCCAAGCTGGGTATCCACAATACCTATCAAATGGGCGAGGTGAACGCCTTGGATTATCGTCGCATTTTCCGCTTCCCGTCCACGCATACTTATTACGCAGATTGGATCGCCTTCCGACGCTCCGAGGAGGGGCGCTTGGTCCGTCATTTTACCCGCGCGAGCGAAGGATTTTTTCAGTTTTATTGGGCGCGCATCACTGCGGCTGCCGCGATTATCTATAATGCGGACCTTTCGCAGGGCCCTGTTCAATTGCTTTTTGCGATCAATAACACGCTCAGCGATGTGACGATTTCCCTCGGCGAGGGCATCGCTTCGCCGGCTTGGCGGCAACTCGCCGACCATGAGCGGTTCTTTGGCAACGCCGGCGTAACTGCGCTTCGGCAAACCGTAGCGAATGAAATATTTCTTCCGGCGCTAGGCTGCGCGTTGTGGATCCTTGATGCGTAA
- the gap gene encoding type I glyceraldehyde-3-phosphate dehydrogenase, with the protein MAVKVAINGFGRIGRLVFRALVEQGLLGNTLDVVAVGDIVPADNLAYLVKYDSTQGKFQGTVSSKKSSPDKAEDDVLVINGKEILVVSAKSPAELPWAKLGVDIVIESTGLFTDAEKAKGHITAGAKKVIISAPAKGEDITVVMGVNDDQLDVSKHSIISNASCTTNCLAPLVHVLLKEGFGLEEGLLTTVHAYTATQKTVDGPSKKDWKGGRTAAQNIIPSATGAAKAVALVLPAVKGKLTGMAFRVPTPTVSVVDLTFKTTKETSLAEIKAALKKASGTYLKGILGYTEDEVVSSDFIHDKQSSIFDAGSSIELNSKFFKLVSWYDNEWGYSNRVVDLTKVIASKL; encoded by the coding sequence ATGGCAGTAAAAGTCGCAATCAATGGTTTTGGTCGTATCGGTCGTCTCGTGTTCCGCGCCCTTGTTGAACAAGGTCTGCTCGGTAACACCCTCGACGTCGTCGCCGTAGGCGACATCGTTCCGGCCGACAATCTAGCCTATCTCGTCAAGTACGACTCCACCCAGGGCAAGTTCCAGGGTACCGTTTCGTCCAAAAAGTCCTCCCCCGACAAGGCCGAGGATGACGTCTTGGTGATCAACGGCAAAGAGATCCTCGTTGTCTCCGCCAAGTCCCCTGCCGAGCTGCCTTGGGCCAAGTTGGGCGTTGATATCGTCATCGAGTCCACCGGTCTCTTCACCGACGCTGAGAAGGCCAAGGGCCACATCACCGCTGGTGCCAAGAAGGTTATCATTTCCGCCCCTGCTAAGGGCGAAGACATCACCGTTGTGATGGGCGTCAACGACGACCAGCTCGACGTCTCCAAGCACAGCATTATTTCCAATGCCTCCTGCACCACGAACTGCCTCGCGCCGCTCGTTCACGTGCTGCTCAAGGAAGGCTTCGGTCTTGAGGAAGGCCTGCTTACGACCGTGCACGCCTACACTGCCACGCAGAAGACTGTGGACGGCCCCTCGAAGAAGGACTGGAAGGGTGGCCGTACCGCCGCTCAGAACATTATCCCTTCCGCCACCGGCGCCGCCAAGGCCGTCGCGCTTGTTCTCCCTGCCGTCAAGGGCAAGCTCACCGGTATGGCCTTCCGCGTGCCTACCCCGACCGTTTCCGTCGTCGACTTGACCTTCAAGACCACCAAGGAAACCTCCCTCGCCGAGATCAAGGCCGCCCTTAAGAAGGCTTCCGGGACCTACCTCAAGGGCATCCTCGGTTACACCGAAGACGAAGTCGTTTCCTCTGACTTCATCCACGACAAGCAGTCCTCGATCTTCGATGCCGGTTCCTCGATCGAGCTCAACAGCAAGTTCTTCAAGCTCGTTTCCTGGTATGACAACGAGTGGGGCTATTCCAACCGCGTCGTCGACCTCACCAAGGTGATCGCTTCCAAGCTCTAA
- the pgk gene encoding phosphoglycerate kinase — protein sequence MAKFKTIRDLDLAGKRVFMRVDFNVPQDKKTGAITNNARIVAALPTIKYALEKGASVVLASHLGRPDGQVIEKFSLKPIAAELEKVLGKPVAFATDCVGPIAEQAAAALKPGQVLLLENLRFHIEEEGKVKLEDGTSVKADPAKVTEFRAGLSKLADVYVNDAFGTAHRAHSSMVGVTLPIKAAGFLMEAELKAFAKVLDNPDRPLLAILGGAKIADKIPLIKNLLDKADKIIIGGGMAYTFHKVLRGTPIGTSLYDPEGAKIVEELVAKAAVRNVELIFPIDFVCSDAFSPDANTCAADLATGIPDGWGGLDAGPKSIELYRQAILSSKTIIWNGPAGVFEFDKFATATKAMADAIAEATAKGATTIVGGGDTATAAKKFKVADKVTHCSTGGGASLEFLEGKSLPGVVFLES from the coding sequence ATGGCCAAATTCAAAACTATTCGCGACCTCGATCTCGCCGGTAAACGCGTGTTCATGCGCGTTGATTTCAATGTCCCCCAGGACAAGAAAACCGGTGCTATCACCAACAACGCCCGCATTGTCGCCGCGCTGCCCACGATCAAATACGCGCTCGAAAAAGGTGCGTCCGTCGTCCTCGCCAGCCACCTCGGCCGTCCCGATGGCCAGGTGATCGAAAAATTCTCCCTCAAGCCCATCGCTGCCGAGTTAGAGAAGGTTCTCGGTAAACCCGTGGCATTCGCGACCGACTGTGTCGGCCCCATAGCCGAACAGGCCGCCGCCGCCCTCAAGCCCGGCCAAGTCCTCCTACTTGAAAACCTGCGCTTCCACATCGAGGAAGAGGGCAAGGTTAAGCTCGAAGATGGCACCTCGGTGAAAGCCGATCCGGCCAAAGTGACTGAGTTCCGCGCCGGTCTTTCGAAGCTCGCCGACGTTTACGTCAACGACGCCTTCGGTACCGCCCACCGCGCTCACAGCTCCATGGTTGGCGTGACCTTGCCGATCAAGGCCGCTGGTTTCCTCATGGAAGCCGAGCTCAAGGCATTCGCCAAGGTCTTGGATAATCCTGATCGTCCCCTGCTCGCCATACTCGGTGGCGCCAAGATCGCCGACAAGATTCCCCTGATCAAAAACCTGCTCGATAAGGCCGATAAAATCATCATCGGCGGCGGCATGGCCTACACCTTCCATAAAGTTCTTCGCGGCACCCCGATCGGCACCAGCTTGTACGATCCGGAAGGCGCTAAGATCGTCGAAGAGCTCGTAGCCAAGGCTGCGGTTCGCAACGTTGAGCTGATCTTCCCGATCGACTTCGTTTGCTCCGACGCCTTCTCGCCCGACGCCAACACATGCGCCGCCGACCTCGCCACCGGTATTCCCGACGGCTGGGGTGGTCTCGACGCCGGCCCCAAGTCCATCGAGCTTTACCGCCAAGCGATCCTGTCGTCCAAGACCATCATCTGGAACGGCCCCGCTGGTGTATTCGAGTTCGACAAGTTCGCCACGGCCACCAAGGCCATGGCCGATGCCATCGCCGAGGCCACCGCCAAGGGCGCCACGACGATTGTCGGCGGCGGCGACACCGCGACGGCCGCGAAGAAATTCAAGGTCGCCGACAAGGTCACCCATTGCTCCACAGGCGGCGGCGCTTCCCTCGAGTTCCTCGAGGGCAAGTCACTGCCCGGCGTGGTCTTCCTTGAAAGCTAA
- a CDS encoding triose-phosphate isomerase, giving the protein MNIRKKLIAGNWKMNKTSADASALLQEIVTEVGKQTDVDVVVCPPYTSLETAAKSLDGSTVKLGAQNLHPEKSGAYTGEISAEMLRALFVNYVIIGHSERRTYFGDTDAFVNLKVLAALKNQLKPILCVGETLSERESAQTLKVVQTQLEAGLEGVSKELATSVVIAYEPVWAIGTGKVATTEQAQEVHAFIRSLLVKLFGEAVAQKVRILYGGSMKPSNAPELLAQKDIDGGLIGGAALESRSFVELIKAASAAK; this is encoded by the coding sequence ATGAATATTCGTAAAAAACTCATCGCCGGTAACTGGAAGATGAACAAAACCTCCGCCGACGCCTCTGCGCTTTTGCAGGAAATCGTCACCGAGGTGGGTAAACAGACCGACGTGGATGTCGTCGTGTGCCCCCCGTACACGTCACTCGAAACCGCCGCCAAGTCCCTCGATGGTTCGACGGTTAAATTGGGCGCGCAAAACCTGCACCCCGAAAAGAGTGGCGCTTATACCGGCGAAATTTCCGCCGAGATGCTCCGAGCACTTTTCGTGAACTATGTCATCATCGGCCACAGCGAGCGCCGTACTTACTTCGGCGATACCGACGCGTTTGTTAACCTCAAGGTGCTTGCCGCGCTGAAGAACCAGCTCAAGCCCATCCTTTGCGTGGGTGAAACCCTCAGCGAGCGCGAATCCGCCCAGACCCTCAAGGTCGTGCAGACTCAGCTCGAGGCTGGCCTTGAAGGCGTCTCCAAGGAACTCGCAACCAGTGTCGTCATCGCTTACGAGCCTGTCTGGGCTATCGGCACCGGTAAAGTTGCAACCACGGAGCAGGCGCAAGAGGTTCACGCCTTCATTCGTTCGCTCCTGGTGAAGCTCTTCGGCGAGGCTGTTGCGCAGAAGGTCCGTATCCTTTACGGCGGCTCCATGAAGCCCTCCAACGCTCCCGAACTCCTCGCGCAAAAAGACATCGACGGCGGCCTCATCGGTGGCGCTGCGCTGGAGTCCCGGAGCTTCGTTGAGTTGATCAAGGCTGCCTCGGCCGCTAAGTAA
- a CDS encoding UDPGP type 1 family protein — MATPSLIQEFERAGQGHVFAFYNELAPEAQQALLAEAAEIDLAEVDHLTRTLLSKDAASGLDLTGLSPAPYERRPENGGDAAAWSAAKVAGEAALSAGRVAAFTVAGGQGTRLGYDGPKGTYPVTPIKHKTLFHVFAEKVRAAGARYGKPIHWFIMTSHVNHGPTEAFFKANGYFGLAETQVHFFRQGRMPAVTPEGKILLETKGTIAMSADGHGGSLRALDRSGALDIMEKEGIDILSYFQVDNPLVRGIDPAFIGWNVLRGSEMSSKMVAKAYAGEKVGHFCSQRGQNIVIEYSDLPKSFQEEIDPATGALRYIAGSIAIHILDTKFIRRMARGSDSLPFHRADKKIPTIDAAGNPVKPDKANGVKFEMFVFDALPFAAKPVVIETPRADDFSPVKNAEGLDSPKTCVDDQLRQFARWLSANGAVVPTDSTGLPPFPIEVSPLFGYDEDSFANAWNKLLTKPVVAAGLYLE, encoded by the coding sequence ATGGCTACACCCTCGCTGATTCAGGAATTTGAACGTGCCGGACAAGGGCATGTTTTCGCATTTTATAACGAGCTCGCGCCTGAGGCGCAGCAAGCGCTGCTGGCCGAGGCGGCCGAGATCGATCTGGCGGAGGTGGATCATCTCACGCGCACCTTGCTATCTAAGGATGCCGCATCGGGTCTCGATCTCACTGGTTTGTCACCTGCTCCTTACGAGCGTCGCCCTGAAAATGGGGGTGATGCAGCCGCCTGGAGCGCGGCCAAAGTGGCAGGTGAGGCCGCCTTAAGTGCAGGTCGCGTTGCCGCCTTCACCGTAGCCGGTGGGCAGGGGACACGCCTAGGTTATGACGGGCCCAAGGGTACCTATCCGGTGACTCCCATTAAGCATAAAACACTCTTTCACGTTTTTGCTGAGAAAGTCCGTGCGGCCGGTGCGCGTTACGGCAAGCCGATCCATTGGTTTATCATGACCAGTCACGTGAACCATGGGCCGACCGAGGCATTTTTTAAGGCCAATGGCTACTTCGGCCTTGCCGAGACCCAGGTTCATTTTTTCCGTCAAGGTCGCATGCCGGCCGTCACGCCCGAGGGTAAAATCCTGCTCGAAACCAAGGGCACCATCGCCATGTCGGCCGACGGCCACGGCGGTTCGCTCCGCGCCCTCGATCGCAGCGGCGCGCTCGATATCATGGAGAAGGAGGGCATCGATATCCTGAGCTACTTCCAGGTGGATAATCCCCTGGTTCGGGGCATTGATCCGGCGTTCATCGGCTGGAATGTTCTGCGTGGCTCCGAGATGTCGAGCAAGATGGTGGCGAAAGCCTATGCCGGCGAGAAGGTCGGTCATTTCTGCTCCCAGCGCGGTCAAAATATCGTGATCGAGTACTCCGACTTGCCGAAATCATTTCAAGAGGAGATCGACCCAGCCACCGGCGCTCTGCGCTACATCGCCGGCAGCATCGCGATCCATATTCTCGATACGAAGTTCATCCGCCGCATGGCCCGCGGATCCGATTCCCTCCCGTTCCACCGTGCCGACAAAAAGATCCCGACGATTGATGCAGCGGGCAATCCCGTGAAACCGGACAAAGCCAACGGCGTTAAGTTTGAAATGTTTGTTTTCGACGCGCTGCCCTTCGCTGCCAAACCCGTCGTCATCGAAACTCCACGCGCCGACGATTTCTCGCCGGTTAAAAACGCCGAAGGCCTCGATTCGCCCAAGACCTGCGTGGATGATCAGCTCCGCCAGTTTGCACGCTGGCTCAGCGCCAACGGTGCTGTCGTGCCGACCGATTCCACCGGCCTTCCACCTTTCCCAATCGAGGTTTCGCCACTCTTCGGGTACGACGAGGATTCTTTTGCGAACGCTTGGAATAAGCTTTTGACCAAGCCTGTAGTCGCCGCCGGCCTCTATCTCGAATAA